A genomic stretch from Malus domestica chromosome 15, GDT2T_hap1 includes:
- the LOC103409257 gene encoding 3-ketoacyl-CoA synthase 5-like: protein MPPILQDFSNSVKLKYVKLGYQYLVDYACFKPPVTCRVPFSTFMEHSCLNLSDNPKSVEFQMRILERSGLGDETCLPPAIHYIPPNPTMEAARGEAELVKKTGLKPKDIDILIVNCSLFSPTSSLSAMVINKYKLRSNIKSLKLSGMGCSAGLISIDLARDLLQVHPNSHAVVVSTEIITPNYYQGNERAMLLPNCLFRMGGAALFLSNRGSEHHRTKYRLVHVVRTHKGADDKVYRCVFEEDDKDDLVSVVV, encoded by the coding sequence ATGCCTCCAATCTTGCAGGACTTCTCCAACTCCGTCAAGCTCAAGTATGTCAAGCTCGGCTACCAGTACCTCGTCGACTACGCCTGTTTCAAGCCTCCGGTCACCTGCCGCGTCCCCTTCTCCACCTTCATGGAGCACTCCTGCCTCAACCTCAGCGACAACCCCAAGAGCGTCGAATTCCAGATGAGGATCCTCGAGCGCTCGGGCCTCGGGGATGAGACCTGCCTCCCTCCGGCGATTCACTACATTCCGCCCAACCCCACCATGGAGGCCGCTAGGGGCGAGGCAGAGCTCGTCAAGAAGACTGGGCTCAAGCCCAAAGACATCGATATTCTCATTGTTAACTGTAGCCTCTTCTCGCCGACGTCGTCGCTCTCGGCGATGGTGATCAACAAGTACAAGCTCCGAAGCAACATCAAGAGCTTAAAACTCTCCGGCATGGGCTGCAGCGCCGGCCTCATTTCGATCGATTTGGCGCGCGACCTCCTCCAGGTGCATCCCAACTCCCACGCTGTGGTCGTCAGCACCGAGATCATCACCCCAAACTATTACCAAGGCAACGAAAGGGCGATGCTCCTCCCAAACTGCCTCTTCCGGATGGGCGGCGCCGCCTTGTTTTTATCAAACAGGGGGTCCGAGCACCACCGCACAAAATACCGATTGGTCCACGTAGTAAGGACACACAAGGGAGCCGATGACAAGGTGTATAGGTGCGTGTTCGAAGAAGATGACAAAGATGATCTTGTATCTGTAGTTGTATAA